The Arachis duranensis cultivar V14167 chromosome 9, aradu.V14167.gnm2.J7QH, whole genome shotgun sequence genomic sequence aatataaGCCCAAATGGCATCTGACCCACACACACATAATCATGGCCCAAGATTTATTTGCTACCAtcacaaatatttttcatcagaAATAAAAGCAAGAATCTAGCCAAATGAAGGAAAGAAAGAATCTGTCCCAAGATCAAACCTAAGCCCAAAAATTGGTAGTCCATATCCAAATCCAATCTTTCAACTTAGTTGCTAACtaagtaatttaattttatttcatttgaaCCTACCACATCACCGAACTAAATGCTCTATTCTCTCTCATTTCATTCACATCACCCATGTGAACTctttgaagcaaaagaaagaaaaaggaagctcTAAGCTAGGGCAAAATTGGAGAACAAAAAGTAAGTTTCCAAattaaagcaaagaagaaaaagtcaaaGAGGCTAGGACAAAAGGCAAGATCACATTCAAAGACAAATCACAAAAAGGAATTTTTAGATTTGTGCTTTATAGAAGTTCGATGAAGAAATTCTCTCTTTGCAAGcacaaaagtaaaaaattgaaaattttgaagatcatggagctctgctgtgaaTCGACGTACAAGAATCTAACTTGGAGCCAAAATAAGAATGTGCGGTCCAGATTCAAGAAGCAAGATGAAAAAGgttgaaaaagaagatagaaggtATGATTGCATGTATAATTTGGTCACTACTTCTATCCTATCTCTCCTTTGTCACGCCATTGCTACTTCTGATTTTTGGGAGAAGATGTCAAACAAGTGTTGAAGCAAGGTTTCAAGCCCTAGAAGCTTCACTCCTTTGTTAAAGGGGTGAACTGCTAAAGATTGGAATAAGGAGTAAGAGCATAATGTTTGGGTTCCTATATTTCACTGAGCTAttcattcttctccttcatggttcttgttgaatattttattatcttattctagtttttctttgttttcaataataaaagacaaaatagtgaggtttgtatgaaaaagccattgAATGGAAAAATGCAAGAGAGTTAGACTTGGAAAAAATAGCCATATGTTTATTCCAGACCTTCATGGTTCTTGTTAAATATTCTATTGTCTCAGTCtagtctttctttatttttaatggtaaaAGACAAAATAGTGAGGTTTGTATAAAAAAGCCATTGAGTGAAAAAATGCAAGAGAGTTAGACTTAGAGAAAAGAGCTATATGTTTATTCCAGAAATTCTTTGTAAGTGTTTCTGTTTTGTTGTTATAATCCTGAGGGAGATTCCCTTGCAacttgggttagcactttactgCTAAAAAATAGGGTGAGTTCCTAGTCAAGTCTGGTTTGGATTAGAAACTAgatttgtcccagataggattggttagaatcctagggagaattggtgaaTATGTTTTTGTTCAAAGATAGTAAAATTCCATcaagttgtgatggagactggatgtagacTACATTATACTGAGTAGCTGAACCATGATACATCTATGTGtcatttctctttctcttctctgtttCTGGTTCTGCACTTTAGGAGATAAAACAAAAGTATTTCTTGATTCTACTATCCAGCTATATTTTACTATAATACATTTTGCTCGTAACTATGTTTTGGCTCCTACCGTATCAAGAGACAAAATCAAAGTATCTCCTATTTTCTACTCAAAGTATCTCAACAGTATTCtagtttgaaaataaaataaaaagaggcCAAGATTCAACCCTCTTCACTTAGCCACTAATATCCATCAGAAGATATTAGAGAAAAAGAACTAATGGataggaaaaaagaaagagaaaatgagagggaaaggaaaaaataatcaataagtGGTTTACTTAATGGTTCCTTATATTTGTAGAGTTAAatagtatgttttatttttattgtgtattaccGTATGTGATGTAGTCTGTTTTATTCATttgtgatttaaattttaaaattagtcaaTATTATTATACCGTTATTGTTTATGAAAGTAATCATTGCAAAACTAGCCATTTTAAACTTAGACAAGAGAAACCTAGCCGTTAAGTAGCTGTTGCTAAACTAGCCGTTAAGAGTAGCTAGTTGTTGCGGACACACTTAtaaatatcaattatcaatGAGTCACAAGCTTTACTTCAAATCTAGTTCCTCTCCTCAAaagaatactaaaaaatatatttcaagaTATGACTAGAAATTTTGATGATATGTCCAATGAGGCTTTGTATGGTAAGAGAAGACGGTGAAATAACACACTCATGAATAATTGGATCGATGAGTGTTTATTCAAtgattcagaagaagaagatatctATAGAAGCTCTATCACAACTCCTCGTAAATGGATCAACAGAGATTGAGAAGCAGGACATGATCGCCTTTTCCAAGATTACTTTGCAGATGAGCCGGTATATAATGCTGACATTTTCCGATGGAGATTTTGAATGAGAAGACATATGTTCCTTTGGATAGTAGACGCTCTCTCAAATGTCTATTCGTATTTTCAACAGACGGTCGATGCAACTGGGAGAAGAGGCTTGTCACCACTCCAAAAATGCACTGCTGCGATACGGATATTAGCATATGGCATAGCAGTTGATGCTGTTGATGATTATGTACGGATAGGCGAGAGCACCACAATTGAATGCTTGAAAAAATAGTGAAAGTTTGTATTATATTGCATAATATGATTGTTGAGAATGAAAGAGATACTTATACAGAAAATTTTGCTCAAGGCTTAGAGTATGACGATGTCAAAAATGGCTTATCACAACCACAGTTGGAAGAGAAAGATTTTTTACCATACCATTAATTTCTCTAGAGAAATGCCCAACTTCGTAATAggcaacagcatcaacagttgAAAGAAAACTTAATTGAACACATATGTCAATTTCACAATACTTGTTGTCAACTATAGATCTCCACTATGTTTTTCTTTATATTGcgtaattttataaattagtttaatcttgaattatatattgtgtactATTGTTATAAATgaagtcattaattttttttgaatattaatatttttaataatgaattatttttgaatttataaattttaatactattattgtaaaaaaaatagtaactatattaattttaatcactttaattaattaattaaatgggATCACAATagggactaaagttagttctttctaatataaaagaaagaaatattttgagttctatttactatttatgacgcaaaagcttatgttaagttatttttaatgaCAAATGAGCCATAAATATAGACTGAAATGAGTTCTCTACTGAAAATAATCTAAAAGCTTATTATAGAAAAGGTGAATTCTTCAATGTAAAAACTACTATCTTTCTATATGTGTTGAAATACGGTGTCTACTCTCATATTACGCCAAGTATGTATGTGAGAGAACTAGAAATGACATTTTACAGAAAATCTTTAGATGCAACAACATAGATCACTGTTCTCATCGTGTGATGAATTTAACAACATTTTCAAATCGAATTAAGATTTAGGTGAGTTAATTAAGGTGGGAGGCAATGGTCCTATGTGTGTTGGGCTTTTCTTTCATAAATTGTTTTAACACAAGAAAACAAGTAGGCTTGATTATAGTAGCTTTGTGATAATTTGGTAACATGCAATTATGGTatatactttaaaaatttctaattgCTTTCCTTATTTTCATgcagaaaaaatttgaaattgatttgTAAAGTGTGGACATTAACTAAAATTCAGAATATCTATGTGAAATTGGTTTAAGTTTATACGATAATCTTTAGTAACTTCATTTGCTAtccattattttttataactaataatgttataacaaaaaatatgataGTATAAACCAATTGAATTATGAGTTCAAATAAGCATTATTATGGCAAAAGAAAGAATTTGGAGTAATTAATTGTTCACACAATAATAAAAGGATGGATAAGAATATCGAAAgggaaaagaaatataaaacaaaCATACAATCTTTTTTTCCCTCTAATGAGCCATCAACATGTCCCGGCCCGTAATAAACCCATCCTTTTATCCAGAAAAAAGGGCCAAACTTAAAAGTCTACAATTATGCTAATATAATTACAGAAAGTTATCATGTGTACCATTGTCCTCTATGGAACAGCATTATTCCTAGTGTTACCAGGTAGATGTGTGTTTTTTGTCATTTTGCAAAGAATGAAATCACAATTACATCCTAGATTTTTACTAAGATAATTACGAGATGGGTTAGCTATTTGGGGAGAGAGTGTGTGGGTAATAACTCAGCTGGGTTGGACTGGGGAGAGAGTAGAAGCCAAGCTGGTGTTGTGAATGAAGGTGCTAGTTAGTAATTTTGGGTCTTCCGGTGATGTCAGAAATGGAAGACGCTGAAGGCGGGATGGTTGCTTGCATTGCAAAAGGACGGTGTCGCATGTAGGTTTAGGTGATTTGGACAAGGTCAATAATCATTTTAAGAAGGGAAATTCACTTCGATGCATCAAGACAAAAGGGGGTAAAGTTAGACCGAAAACAATTTAACTAAGGTTAGTAATAAAGTCACATTAGATGTAGATGATGTTTATAATGAGGTATATACAAGTTTAACAGTTTGCTTGCAATGGGAAATGGTGCATTGTGAGGCATTGACATGGTTTATTGAGTATGGGATTGTAGGAGAGGTGGGTAATTCTCCTAATGTGATGGTAAGTATGAGTGTGATCGGCACTTGGTAAAATAGTGTAGGTAATTGCGTAGTTAGGGATAGGAAACAGTAATGCAGAAGATCGGCATTTTGTTTGTTCTGTGTTTGAATTGGGGTAGTGGTTTGAATGGGCAAACTGCAGTAATGTTGGGAGTGTGCTCGTAACGGGGTCGTTAGAAAATGAAATTTAGGAAAGGTTTGAACGGGAGACTACTCGTGAGACAATAATATGGTTATTTCTTGCATGTTAAGTGTATGTTGAGTTAATATGAATGAGCGTGAAATTGAAATTACTGGTTTAATGATAGTGTTGGAGGTGTAATATTGTGAATTGTGCTTGTCTAAGTCAGGTTATatgaaataattacttattgAAATTGGAATTGCTGAGATATctctgaaaataataatttcaagAGCTAGTCGGATTGATTTTGAGCTTATGTGGTGTGAAGGAGAGACATAGTGAATCGGAATGGAAGAGGATCTTAGATCCTGGCTGGATGGTGCATTAGGCAGTATTGGATGGAGTGAGTGAAAGGGTGACGTTGCCTTCGAAGAGGTATGTGGTAGTGAGGTTCGGTTAAAAGATCGATTTTACAATGTTGCAATGCAATGTGATTTTGCAGATAACTTCATTCATTAAGTTTGGCAATGTGGACTAAGTAGCtgaattaattatgttttcaGGAAATAGTACAAGACATGGGAATGGAAGATGATGATGTTAAGGTAGGCAGAGCACAGCAAAGTGCCAAAAAATGGAATGACCGCATCTGAAGTTGTGACAATAACAGCTGATGATCTTTTGCGAATGGAATTCAAAAATCATAAGGAAGCTGCTCGTATATATGAAGAGTACAACCGAGCGAAGGGTTTTACCGTATGACAAGTTAAGAAGATAAAAAACAAGAGAGGAGAATTTGTGCGGATTACGTATTTGTGTAATAGAGAATGTTTTCTAGACAAGAAATGGCTAGAAAAGCAAGATTGCAAAAGAGAGCACAAGGTTGTGATCCGTTGTGGGTGTCCTACCGAGATGCGGATAAAGCCAAGGGTTGGCAGGGGAAAGTAGTTTGTGGCACGTTTTGTAGATGACCATAACCATgatctttttcctgaaaagttTGTGGAGCACTTGCTCTCGCATAGGAGGATTTCAGATATTGACATAGCGCACATGGATAGCCTAAGGCAAGTGGGGATTTTGATCCCGAAAATATACGAGTCAATTGCAGTACAAGTCGGGGGTTTCAACTGCGTATCATTTACCAAGCGAGACATGTACAACGAGGTTAGGCGACAGCGGTCCTTGCACAATGGTGATGTGAATGCAATGCTAAGGTTCTTAGAGGTGGCTTCTAGGAGAGATGAGAAAATATATTTGAGGTACAAGGTGGGAGTTGGTGAACACATGTGTGACTTGTTCTTGAGTGACGGTTTTAGTCAGAAGGATTTCAAATTATTCGGTAATGTTCTTGCCTTTGATGCTATGCATAGACAAAACAAATACAATCTTCTGGTTGTTGTTTTCTCTGGGGTTAACAATCACAACCAAACATGTGTTTTTGCAATCGCAATGGTTTCAAGTAAGACACAATCTTCATACGTATGGGTTCTAAGAAAATTTCTTAAATGCATGGATGGCAGAGGTCCAAAGGCCGTAATTATTTATGGGGATAGATCAATGCGAATAGCTATCCACGAGGTCTTTTTCGATGCTCATCATAGGCTTTGCACATGACACCTACTGAGGAACACTACTTCCAATGTATGTATGCCGAGGTACACATACTTGTTTAGGCACTGCATGCTAGCAGACTTCGAGGTGGAGGAGTTTGAGTTGTAGTGGGAAGCGATGGTGAGTGAGTGTGGCGTGAAGAATCATGagtgggtgaaggatttatACTCGAAGAAATTGTCGTGGGCAACAGCTTACATATGTGGAAGGTTCTTTGCTGGCATTAGGACGACTTTCCGATGCGAATCGTTGCATGCGAAGCTTGGGCGGTTTGTGGATAGTAGGTACGAGATTCTTgaattcaaaacaaatttcCAACAGTGTGTGGACATCCTCAGAGACAATGAAGATGAGCTCGAGTTTCGGTCATCATATGGGACCCCTGTCATCCAAACAGAGTTTCCAAAGTTGGAGAAATCAGGTGCAACAAAATTTCACACGTGAAATTTTTGCGAGATACCGGGAGTTGTTGAAGAGGTGTGTACATGTAATAGTGTTAGGGTGCATAGAATCGGATGGCACATGCATATACGCAGGGGCGGAGctagataaaatattagaggggggcaaaaaatatttacacaataaaataagactaaaataaaattttaagggggggctaaactgaaatttacatataatttacatgtaaaaaattaaaattaggggggCCGTTGCCCCCCTTTCTTATACCTGGCTCCGCCCCTGCATATACGTGACTCAGAAATATCGAAGGACAGGGAAAAGGTGGAACGTGACTTATCATGGAATGTCTGACACATTTGTCGACAGTTGCGTAAGGATGCAATCTTTCGGAATTCCTTGCGTCAACATACTTGCAGTGCTTGTCCAATTATACATTAGGTCTCTCCCAAAAAACCTGGTTCTGCAGTGATAGTCAAAGACACCCAAGGTTGATATATGTGCAGTTAGCCAAGTGGACGACATAGAGGCACTTTACCGTAACTGTGTTAGTGCATTCTTATAACATTGCAAAATATTCACTCGAGTTGCTTGTCAGAGTGAAGAGAACTTTAAGGCATAAGAGAGAAAGTGGTGGAGGACACATTGAGGCTAGAAATCATGAATGGGGAAGAAGGTGATGGTGCAAGGAGTAGTCATGCGGTGCAGGGGGTTAGAGACCAAATTGGTGTTCACACAAAGAGAATCAGGCACAACAATGAGTCAGCTGGATCAAGGGCTGTCAAGCGGAGGAAGTGCAACACGTGCAATTTCCTTGGTCACCGACAGACTCAATGTCCTAATGGGCCACGAGTAGCAACTTCAAATACAGAGCAAGACACTGTGCCaagtcaaagtatgcccaataGAGACCCAACGGTGAGATGCCAAGAGCATCAAATTTTTTAAGCATGTAAATTCGTTTAGAAGAGACGGTCGATGTCTTATTAAGTCTgtattattatatgttgtagGTGTCATATGCTGGCAATGAAAGTGACATGCGTCGAAGGAGAATAGACTaactttgggtgggaaagaaagaTTCATGGTAATGGTGAAATGCTGCAAAGGAATTAGGAGGTGTGTAATAGCCACAGGTCAAGAAGTGTTGATGGTGCCAAACTGAATTGAATATGTACGTCTGATTCTAAAGATATGATACCTACAgtgttaaataattttatgtcaGAAGTTTTCTTATTAATCTTAATCAGGTTATTAAAATGGATTTGAGGTGACCACATTTTATATTGTAGTCGATATATAGATACTATACAATAGAACTCCCTACAAATAGTTATATATAGGTAACGATAGATATGCTTTAAAATACcttaaaaacaagaaatttatTTAGTTCTTGATGCCAAAAACTTAATCTGTCAACATTTATGGTGATCCCACCATGATTTTGACCCATTGAATAGGGTGTTCCATCTGCAAGTTTGTGCAATTTCAGATGCAAAATCAACATGTATTACAATGCAGTCAAAAGTTTTGATTCTTAAACCAATCCAACTGGATCTGAGAGCAACTTCAAAGGTGAATTTAAAGTCAGGTCAACGTATCAATACGGGCAAGCACATGAAGGTATagaaaaaaatgttagaaaatCTTCTTATTCTCAATAACAAGTTAATTAACTTGTGCCAATTGAAATACGTAATACCAAGCAACATTTCATAAGTTTTTCACATATGAAAACTGTACATGGAGATTCAGCCTCACACAACTAAAATAAGGCCAATCACCCAGGGCATGGGCAGACTTGGTTTAGTTGCTGTAGGAGCAGTTGATTTTCTAGGTACAACTTAATAAACTTTATACTTGACACATGAAGTGTCTTCCATGATACTATTGACATAAACAGGACTATGAGGTTCTAGCTTGTATTAAACCTCaccaaacaaaattaataagGTGGTTCATAGGGGCCTTTAGTCTAGAGGCACAAGGAGCAACAAGTTGGTGTCATCAGCTTTTACTCAAACTACCAAAATAAACAGCGGCATATATACTTAATCGAAATTTTTcccaaaataatataaatgacaACAACTGGATATATGGTAGCAGTAGTTGAAAGATATGACATCCAACCAGTTCAGTTGCGACCAAACATCCACCAATCCTCCTTCCTCGTTCCCAACAAACTGAATTATCTTGACAGTGACTTCATCCTAACCGTTTCGGCATTGGCCTGCACGAAGTCCAAAACAAAGACGTGTTTACATTTCCAACAACAACGAATCCTTCATGGCACAACAAGATAAGGCCACAATTCACAAAGTTTAACCAACATACCATCGAATTGAAGATCTTCGGACTGATTCCACCTTTGTAGAGGAGCCAATAAAGGCACCAAACCGCAGTGTCCACCTTGCAACCAGAATATCAAACAACAGATAACAGAATAATTCATTGGCAAGGATTCGAATTTAACAGTTTGCAGCAACAAAATGTCAAACAATAATACAACATGTAAGTATTGAACAACAAAACTATGGGTGTGAGAGGATGTGCAATGGGATATTCAACATACCTGTCGACATTCATCGGCAGACCAGCTGGGCAGTGGAACTTGCCCTAATTTGCCAGATTTGGGGTGCCATGCCTAAGGTTGAGCAGATTCCAATTCAACATGACCAACTTCCCTAAAGCGCGACACTGCATTTGTGACATGTTTCAAAGTGGGTTATTAGGCATGTTGTTCATTTCAAGGTTTGCACTGTTGAACATGAACGCAAATAAATATGAACCAGAATATCTTAAAACCAAATCAATGTGTGCGTctgtatatatacataatttagGCTTACAACTATATTCACAATGCGAGTCATGTTGGCCTCTCTTCTAATAATGCTTTTGGGGGTTTTGTTCCCGTCAAAGGCATACACCCTTACTTCCTTAGCATCAAGAATCATCAAATACCACACGTCTGCTGGCTCCTAGATATGCACAAAGACTTACAATGCAGACGATATTATAAAGCAGGAGTTGGACTCAACATCTTTCAATATAAGACCTCGTTTGTATGCAATACAAGGGGAGATAACTCACATAGTGGAGATCATTCATTTCTGGCATCCAAGATAGTGTGTATGCAGCCTCCAACCGATCCATATGAGCATCGTTGAGGACCTCATCAACAAAGTTAGATGGGAAGTACCATATACGCGGAGCCATCAGCTTTGAAGCAACCATTGACCCAATCATAGCGGCAGTGTTGATAAGCTGAACGTTGAAACATTCAATTGATTAGCCACGCGTACTTTCACGCCGTTTATATTTGTAACATGTTCACCCATCAGAGTGGCAACAGAAAAGGTcaaatcaaggattcacttacaTCAGTGTGTCGTCAAAAGTTGAATTAAAACTATCGCGACAGATTGTACTACCAATTGTTTAGGGTTCGCTTCCACCCACAATGCCACCGCAAATGATGGTGGAACATAGTTCATGAATAATGAATCCCTAGCCCCATGTTCAAATGGAAAGAGTTCTGTCTCGTGATGTTGGCGGATTGGGTCTTGTACGtggatacttttatttttattgagattAAACTTAATATACTTTAGGCCCGCACAAAGTTGGATTTGTGTTGTAATGTTGGCATATTGGCccttgtatatttatttttctttttgcaaaCAAAGGCCTTGTTCATTGGAGTTGTAATGATTGTGCACGTGTATATCTCGAGAAGATATCCCTCAGTAAGtattccttgaaatcctttatTTGTTCGTGAGTTCCATATGCACTGGATCCCAATAATCCAGGATTGGTTACCTACAATGAGTGAGGTAATCCCTATCATTAAAGGATTGTAATCCTTTGGCCCTCCTATGATACCATTCATGACCCCATGCAGTGGGTATCAATGGTCATACAACTCTCAAATTTATAATAACATGCACACTCAAACCATGTTATGAAATTGCGTTTTACGGTATGGAAGTggacctaaggaatctgagacaTCATTACAACTTCACAAGATTAGTACAAAACCAATTAAAAAAACTAGTCAACACTAATGTAAAGATGACTAACTTAGGTCAGACACTTTAGTCGGACCAACCAGAAAATTTAAGGACACACACTGTCGATGTTAATAAAAAGgggaaaatccaaaaaaaatcaagttatggattattttctatGGTCTTCATGTTTTTCTGATCTAGTTCTTAGTATTGCATAGATGGCCTGTAAGTGgataaattcaataataaaagaatGTGAAGATGACCTTGCTTAATAATTTTACTGTGAAAATTTGTTGAAACCAAGTGTGCAGTTTGTATTTAGTAAAACGAATTTGttgaaaaagaataataatataaaagtaaatattAAACGAATGTTGTATGTTGATTAAATTAACagaaaattattattcattatgattattttgatttttttattcga encodes the following:
- the LOC110275009 gene encoding uncharacterized protein LOC110275009, which produces MIGSMVASKLMAPRIWYFPSNFVDEVLNDAHMDRLEAAYTLSWMPEMNDLHYEPADVWYLMILDAKEVRVYAFDGNKTPKSIIRREANMTRIVNIVCRALGKLVMLNWNLLNLRHGTPNLAN